Proteins encoded by one window of Enterococcus faecalis:
- a CDS encoding type 1 glutamine amidotransferase, with product MVSKELVVCHLYGNLLNTYGDNGNLLMLKYLTEKMGVTFRSEIISIYEPFDPEKYDLVFVGGGQDFEQLIISEDIQNKKEALTSYIENDGVLLAICGGYQLLGHYYVGAQGEKIKGIGALDHYTLSQDNNRFIGDIEIYNEEFDETYYGFENHNGMTFLGEGERPLGTVKQGKGNNGQDNGEGVVYKNVFGSYFHGPILARNKNLGIRLIRTALEKKYGEPIAIPETLYK from the coding sequence ATGGTGTCTAAAGAATTAGTCGTTTGTCATTTATATGGCAACTTATTAAATACTTACGGAGATAACGGAAATTTATTGATGCTTAAATATTTAACCGAAAAAATGGGCGTTACCTTCCGATCAGAAATTATCAGTATCTACGAACCGTTTGATCCCGAAAAATATGATTTAGTCTTTGTTGGTGGCGGTCAAGACTTCGAGCAATTGATCATCTCAGAAGACATTCAGAATAAAAAAGAAGCTTTGACTTCTTATATTGAAAATGACGGCGTCTTGTTAGCTATCTGTGGTGGTTATCAACTTCTAGGACATTACTATGTCGGCGCACAAGGCGAAAAAATTAAAGGAATCGGTGCATTAGATCATTACACTTTGAGCCAAGACAACAATCGTTTCATTGGTGATATCGAAATTTATAATGAAGAATTTGATGAAACGTATTATGGTTTTGAAAATCATAATGGCATGACTTTTTTAGGCGAAGGTGAACGACCTTTAGGAACAGTCAAACAAGGCAAAGGCAATAACGGTCAAGATAATGGCGAAGGCGTTGTCTATAAAAATGTGTTTGGCTCCTACTTCCACGGTCCAATCTTAGCACGCAACAAAAATCTAGGGATCCGGTTAATTCGGACCGCTTTAGAGAAAAAATATGGTGAACCGATCGCTATTCCTGAAACGCTTTATAAATAA
- the manA gene encoding mannose-6-phosphate isomerase, class I, translated as MQEPLFLQPVFQEKIWGGNRLHTLFGFDLPSDKIGEDWAISAHPHGVSTVLNGEFKGKKLDELWADHQELFGHAGGAVFPLLTKILDAEDDLSVQVHPDDAYGQKHEGELGKTECWYIIDAEPGAEIIYGHHAKTKEELAEMIEEGRWDDLLRKVPVKKGDFYYVPSGTIHAIGSGILILETQQSSDTTYRVYDYDRTDDQGKTRELHIQQSIDVTTVPAKDPDLSIQQENQGQSSIVTYVKTDFFNVYEWRVSGILKVKKQAPYTLATVIEGVGRLITEDAAKADVATFDLKKGDSFIFPTDIPSWRFEGDLTIIASEPGSR; from the coding sequence ATGCAAGAACCATTATTTTTACAACCTGTTTTTCAAGAAAAAATTTGGGGCGGCAATCGTCTACACACGCTATTTGGTTTCGATTTACCGAGCGATAAAATTGGTGAAGATTGGGCCATCAGTGCACATCCACATGGCGTTAGTACTGTTTTAAATGGCGAATTTAAAGGAAAAAAATTAGATGAATTGTGGGCAGACCATCAAGAGCTATTCGGCCATGCAGGTGGTGCTGTCTTTCCATTATTAACGAAAATTTTAGATGCTGAAGATGATTTATCCGTGCAAGTTCATCCCGATGATGCATATGGCCAAAAACATGAAGGCGAGCTAGGCAAAACTGAATGTTGGTACATTATTGATGCAGAACCTGGCGCTGAAATCATTTATGGACATCACGCGAAAACAAAAGAAGAACTTGCAGAAATGATTGAAGAAGGTCGTTGGGACGATCTTTTAAGAAAAGTACCAGTGAAAAAAGGCGATTTTTATTATGTACCAAGCGGCACTATTCATGCCATCGGCTCGGGTATTTTAATTTTAGAAACGCAACAAAGCAGTGATACTACGTATCGGGTTTATGATTATGATCGAACAGATGATCAAGGAAAGACCCGGGAATTGCATATTCAACAATCCATTGATGTGACAACCGTTCCGGCGAAGGATCCTGACCTCTCTATTCAACAAGAAAATCAAGGACAATCAAGCATTGTTACTTATGTAAAAACAGATTTCTTTAATGTCTATGAGTGGCGTGTCAGTGGGATTCTAAAAGTTAAAAAACAAGCACCTTATACATTAGCAACAGTTATTGAAGGTGTTGGTCGATTGATTACAGAAGATGCTGCAAAAGCAGATGTGGCTACTTTTGATTTGAAAAAAGGCGATAGCTTTATCTTTCCAACAGATATTCCGAGCTGGCGTTTTGAAGGTGATCTAACGATTATAGCTTCAGAACCTGGTAGTCGCTAA
- the ssnA gene encoding putative aminohydrolase SsnA: MLLIGNGRLITRDAQNHFFENGCVAIDGQVVKQVGTTEDLKQAYPEATFIDAKGGVIMPGFINMHNHIYSTFARGLSLTNYHPKNFMDILVDQWWRIDRALTLEDTYQSGKVAYLDSIRNGVTTVFDHHASYGEITGSLTQLSNAADELGIRTCLCYEVSDRDGEQKMREAVQENAAFIKASSLRKDDMQKAMMGMHAAFTLSDASLELCAANTPDGIGYHIHIAEDLADVHDSLKKYGKPIVNRLFDLGILGKQTMAGHCIHIGPHEMELLRDTDTMVVTNPESNMGNAVGCPPAMRMFNEYGILMGLGTDGYTNDVTESYKVGNVIHKHHLADPNAAWAEIPTMLFDNNPQMANRYFKTKLGVLEPNAAADVIIVDYHGPTPMTKENYNMHILFGMNGGMVTDTVINGEIRMRNREVQGIDEEKVWHDAQTQAQSFWKRVNQ; encoded by the coding sequence ATGTTATTAATTGGAAATGGGCGTTTAATCACTCGGGATGCGCAGAATCATTTTTTTGAAAATGGGTGTGTGGCGATTGATGGTCAAGTTGTGAAACAAGTCGGAACGACAGAAGATTTAAAACAAGCTTATCCAGAAGCGACATTTATTGATGCTAAAGGTGGAGTGATTATGCCAGGCTTTATTAACATGCACAATCATATTTATAGTACCTTTGCACGTGGGTTAAGTTTAACGAATTATCATCCTAAAAATTTCATGGATATTTTGGTAGATCAATGGTGGCGAATTGATCGTGCCTTGACATTAGAAGACACTTATCAAAGTGGTAAGGTTGCTTATTTAGATAGTATTCGCAACGGTGTTACAACTGTCTTTGATCATCATGCTAGTTACGGAGAAATTACAGGGAGTTTAACCCAATTATCTAATGCAGCGGACGAGTTAGGGATTCGGACCTGCCTTTGTTATGAAGTTTCTGATCGCGATGGTGAGCAGAAAATGCGAGAAGCAGTTCAAGAAAATGCCGCCTTTATTAAAGCCAGTTCCTTAAGAAAGGATGATATGCAAAAAGCGATGATGGGTATGCATGCAGCCTTTACTTTATCAGATGCTTCTTTAGAATTATGTGCAGCCAATACGCCAGATGGGATTGGTTATCATATTCATATTGCAGAGGATTTAGCCGATGTTCATGATTCTTTGAAAAAATATGGGAAGCCGATTGTGAACCGATTATTTGATTTAGGAATTTTAGGAAAACAGACAATGGCAGGCCATTGCATCCATATTGGACCTCATGAGATGGAATTACTAAGAGATACAGACACAATGGTGGTCACGAATCCAGAGTCGAATATGGGGAATGCGGTCGGTTGCCCACCTGCGATGCGCATGTTTAATGAGTATGGTATTTTGATGGGTCTTGGCACAGATGGTTATACGAATGATGTGACGGAATCTTATAAGGTAGGAAATGTTATCCACAAACATCATTTAGCTGATCCAAATGCGGCTTGGGCAGAAATTCCCACAATGCTGTTTGATAATAATCCGCAAATGGCTAATCGCTATTTTAAAACAAAGCTAGGCGTTTTAGAACCTAATGCAGCAGCAGACGTCATTATTGTTGATTATCATGGCCCGACACCAATGACAAAAGAGAATTATAACATGCACATTTTATTCGGCATGAATGGTGGGATGGTTACTGACACGGTGATTAATGGAGAAATTCGGATGCGTAATCGTGAAGTTCAAGGAATTGACGAAGAGAAAGTTTGGCATGATGCGCAAACGCAAGCACAATCTTTCTGGAAACGAGTAAATCAATAG
- a CDS encoding Mur ligase family protein → MGIRSHLAIAAGKTSQWVLQTFFKGGSSYPGKLALKIDPKILDTLAKDYEIVVVTGTNGKTLTTALTVNILRQEFDEVLTNPTGANMEQGIVSTFLNAKAKKGQKKFAVLEIDEASLSRVTKYIQPKLFVFTNIFRDQMDRYGEIYTTYRLIMEGAAAAPEATILCNGDSPIFNSKETVNPRKYYGFNHLPPKEQLAHYNTDGVLCPKCNHILHYKMITYANLGDYYCPNCGFKRPELDVQLTEMVRMDNTSADFVIDGEEYGIAVGGMYNVYNALAATAVAEYYQVAPDKIRAGLAYDEKVFGRQETIKVGDKECTLVLVKNPVGLNQVIDMMGLAPYSFSLVSLLNANYADGIDVSWIWDGNHEAFADMDIPKVIAGGDRHEDMALRLKVAGIPEEKLLEIPDLEQVISEIKTLPTDHVYILATYTAVLQLRKSLTAQGYIQGGMNGV, encoded by the coding sequence ATGGGGATTCGAAGTCATTTAGCAATTGCTGCAGGAAAAACTTCGCAATGGGTTTTACAAACATTTTTTAAAGGCGGCAGTAGCTACCCAGGGAAATTAGCCCTAAAAATCGATCCTAAAATTTTAGATACATTGGCAAAAGACTATGAAATTGTCGTAGTCACTGGAACGAACGGCAAAACATTGACAACTGCTTTAACTGTTAACATTTTACGCCAAGAATTTGATGAGGTATTAACAAATCCAACTGGTGCTAACATGGAGCAAGGAATTGTCTCTACTTTTTTAAATGCCAAGGCGAAAAAAGGACAAAAGAAATTTGCGGTTTTAGAAATTGATGAAGCAAGTTTAAGCCGTGTCACTAAATATATTCAACCAAAATTATTTGTTTTTACGAATATTTTCCGCGACCAAATGGATCGCTATGGTGAAATTTATACGACGTATCGCTTAATTATGGAAGGCGCCGCCGCTGCTCCTGAAGCAACTATTTTGTGCAATGGTGATTCGCCAATTTTTAATTCAAAAGAAACTGTAAATCCTCGCAAATACTATGGATTTAATCATTTACCACCAAAAGAGCAATTGGCTCATTACAATACAGATGGGGTTTTATGTCCAAAATGCAATCATATTCTTCATTATAAAATGATTACGTATGCTAATTTAGGTGATTACTATTGCCCAAATTGTGGCTTCAAACGCCCTGAATTGGATGTGCAGTTAACGGAAATGGTCCGGATGGATAATACATCTGCTGATTTTGTGATTGATGGCGAAGAATACGGCATTGCTGTTGGTGGGATGTATAATGTTTATAATGCGCTAGCGGCCACAGCGGTAGCAGAATACTATCAGGTGGCACCAGATAAAATCCGAGCAGGTTTAGCTTATGATGAAAAAGTTTTTGGGCGTCAAGAAACCATTAAAGTTGGCGATAAAGAATGTACGTTAGTTTTAGTAAAAAATCCCGTTGGTTTAAATCAGGTCATTGATATGATGGGCTTAGCCCCTTACTCTTTCTCGCTGGTTTCATTATTAAATGCTAATTATGCAGATGGAATTGATGTCAGTTGGATTTGGGATGGTAATCATGAAGCCTTTGCTGATATGGACATTCCAAAAGTAATTGCTGGCGGTGATCGCCATGAAGATATGGCCTTGCGTTTAAAAGTTGCGGGTATTCCTGAAGAAAAATTACTAGAAATTCCTGATTTGGAGCAAGTAATTTCAGAAATTAAAACGTTGCCGACAGATCATGTCTATATTTTGGCAACCTATACTGCTGTTTTGCAATTAAGAAAATCATTAACAGCCCAAGGGTATATTCAAGGGGGAATGAATGGTGTCTAA
- a CDS encoding nucleoside hydrolase, with product MQKVIIDCDPGIDDTLALLYALASPELDVQAITVVCGNVPVEIGVENVFKCLEKVNRLDIPVYQGAASPLKRPFVSAQDTHGMDGLGETYFPRTSKIQAQALSAADYLAQTFQQATDCSIIALGPLTNIALALKKEPLLGRNLQRFVSMGGTFKSHGNCSPVAEFNYWCDPDAAAWVFEELGAKIEMVGLDVTREIVFTPTILNYCQRLNPKMGNYLAEITQFYFDFHWKYERILGCVINDPLAVAYFIDPTLCQGFSSYGQIVPDGIAMGQSMIDQYHFQQQPANCHVLTTVDSQQFFVKFLSILLNVQIDEIERDFKNLRMG from the coding sequence ATGCAAAAAGTAATTATTGATTGTGATCCTGGAATTGATGACACGCTTGCTCTCTTGTATGCACTTGCTTCACCAGAGCTAGATGTCCAAGCGATTACAGTTGTTTGCGGAAACGTCCCTGTGGAGATTGGCGTGGAAAATGTTTTTAAATGTTTGGAAAAAGTTAATCGCTTAGATATTCCTGTCTACCAAGGGGCTGCTAGCCCTTTAAAACGGCCATTTGTTAGTGCACAAGATACACATGGCATGGATGGTTTAGGTGAAACATATTTCCCCAGAACTAGCAAAATCCAAGCACAAGCGCTTTCCGCTGCTGACTATTTAGCACAAACCTTTCAACAAGCTACCGATTGCTCAATCATTGCCCTTGGTCCTTTAACAAATATTGCTTTGGCTTTAAAAAAAGAACCTCTTCTGGGGCGAAATCTTCAACGTTTTGTCTCAATGGGTGGTACCTTTAAAAGCCACGGCAATTGCTCTCCTGTTGCAGAATTTAATTATTGGTGTGATCCTGATGCAGCAGCTTGGGTTTTTGAGGAATTAGGTGCAAAAATCGAGATGGTCGGCTTAGATGTCACACGAGAAATTGTTTTTACACCAACAATTCTCAATTATTGTCAACGACTCAACCCCAAAATGGGGAATTACCTCGCTGAGATTACTCAATTTTATTTTGATTTTCATTGGAAATATGAACGTATTTTAGGGTGTGTTATCAACGATCCCTTAGCGGTTGCTTATTTTATTGATCCTACGCTCTGCCAAGGCTTTTCCAGTTACGGACAAATTGTTCCTGACGGCATTGCTATGGGGCAATCAATGATCGATCAGTATCATTTCCAGCAGCAACCAGCTAATTGTCATGTCTTGACTACGGTTGATAGTCAACAGTTTTTCGTGAAGTTTCTATCCATTCTTTTAAATGTACAAATAGATGAGATCGAAAGAGATTTCAAAAATTTAAGGATGGGATAA
- a CDS encoding ECF transporter S component yields MKKITPRIITIIAFSVALNYLGSTIALLLRLPIYLDSAGTIFTGALLGPLFGALTGILTSLVTGLTTDIFSLYYSPVQLCTGILAGLLLHQQLKVTKLPFKTLWLTIPGTVISSLITVCLFGGITSAGSSIIVQFLYGLGLNQLASVLLVQLITDYGDRLLSVIIVTAVIAALPKRSFITK; encoded by the coding sequence ATGAAAAAAATAACACCACGAATCATTACAATTATCGCTTTTAGTGTTGCTTTAAATTACCTTGGCAGTACCATTGCGTTACTCCTTCGTTTACCAATTTATCTTGATAGCGCGGGAACTATTTTTACAGGTGCGTTATTAGGCCCACTCTTTGGTGCACTGACAGGTATTTTAACAAGTCTAGTAACTGGATTGACAACGGATATCTTTTCTCTGTATTATTCACCTGTCCAACTCTGCACAGGAATTTTAGCAGGCTTGCTCCTTCATCAGCAGTTAAAAGTAACCAAATTACCATTTAAAACGTTGTGGTTAACGATACCAGGAACAGTAATTTCTTCCTTGATTACAGTTTGTTTATTTGGTGGAATAACTTCTGCTGGCTCCAGTATAATTGTCCAATTTTTATATGGTTTAGGCTTAAATCAGTTAGCAAGCGTCCTGTTGGTTCAATTGATAACAGATTACGGGGATCGTCTGCTATCAGTCATCATCGTCACAGCTGTTATCGCTGCCTTACCTAAACGTTCCTTTATAACAAAATAA
- the ygfK gene encoding putative selenate reductase subunit YgfK yields MSDIMHPISIEALLNWIFSEYQQDGTIFGIRKFYHADPTKTIPLFGEKMETPCGPAAGPHTQLAQNIIAAYLTGSRFFEVKTVQILDGEDLPVSKPCIAAADECYNVEWSTELRVPQAYDEYVKAWFVLKLLSKEFELGDPNGFIFNMSVGYDLAGIQSPKIDRYINEMQNAEGTPIWAECQAAAKKYLFYFKKVDDLYIEAISPKVCHSITLSTLHGCPSDEIERIAAYLLSEKGLHSFIKCNPTMLGYEYARQTMDELGFDYMVFDDHHFKEDLQFEEAVPMLQRLQLLANSKNLSFGVKITNTFPVTIAANELPGDEMYMSGRSLFPLSISLAQKLSEAFDGKLQISYSGGADIFNSKEIFDAGIWPITMATTLLKPGGYQRMNQVANVLGAAEYPQMVHVNLDKLAQVVEKAKTQARYQKSIKLPESTKLRKTVPLTDCYIAPCRSDGGCPINQDIPAYLRYVSEGNYLKALQVIVDKNPLPFITGTICAHPCMTKCTRQFYEESIHIREVKLEAAEHAYDELLTTLEKPQPKENAPKTAVVGGGPAGISAGYLLAREGMPVTVFEKSKTIGGVCSQIVPEFRISMESVQKDVQLAEFMGAEFRTGQEAPSLAELKNQGYTNVIYAIGAWKHGVLRLESGRALNSLEFLKANRENPTINPYGEQIVVVGGGNTAMDCARAATTLPGVKKVSVVYRRNKRNMPADEEELYLALEDGVDFLELLSPIKHENQQLTCEKMVLGERDASGRRRPVGTGEMIDIPADTVIAAVGEKVDTEFYQSLGIHTDNYGKVVSNQDTLETNIPGVYVIGDANLGPATIVEAIADATKAANNICLVHNHHYEKDNLNSDVAFVRNKRGILVTDEMSCSQASRCLECSTICESCMDVCPNRANIVVYVEGKPQIVHVDRMCNECGNCETFCPYASAPYKDKFTLFNSESDFYDSTNSGFYVQNPVDKICLLRLWGTVSTIQLTDQGLDVPEDLIALMVTMIEEYAYCMQA; encoded by the coding sequence ATGAGTGATATTATGCATCCCATCTCAATTGAGGCTTTATTAAATTGGATTTTTAGTGAGTATCAACAAGATGGCACAATTTTTGGCATTCGTAAATTTTATCATGCGGATCCTACAAAAACGATTCCGTTATTTGGAGAAAAAATGGAAACCCCTTGTGGTCCAGCAGCAGGTCCTCATACACAATTAGCACAAAATATTATTGCGGCCTATTTAACAGGTTCTCGTTTTTTTGAAGTTAAGACAGTCCAGATACTGGATGGAGAAGATTTACCAGTGAGTAAACCATGTATCGCAGCAGCGGATGAATGTTACAACGTTGAGTGGTCCACAGAATTGCGCGTTCCCCAAGCTTATGATGAATACGTCAAAGCATGGTTTGTTTTGAAGTTACTGAGTAAAGAGTTTGAGCTAGGTGACCCGAATGGTTTCATTTTTAACATGAGTGTTGGCTATGATTTGGCAGGGATTCAATCACCAAAAATTGATCGTTATATTAACGAAATGCAGAACGCAGAAGGAACGCCGATTTGGGCGGAATGCCAAGCAGCTGCCAAAAAATATCTATTTTATTTTAAAAAAGTAGATGACTTATATATCGAAGCAATTAGTCCTAAAGTCTGTCATTCTATTACGCTGTCGACTTTACACGGTTGTCCATCAGACGAAATTGAACGAATTGCGGCCTATTTATTAAGTGAAAAAGGGCTCCATTCCTTTATTAAATGTAATCCAACCATGTTAGGTTATGAATATGCGCGTCAAACGATGGATGAGCTAGGGTTTGATTATATGGTTTTTGACGATCACCATTTTAAAGAAGATTTACAATTTGAAGAAGCAGTACCGATGTTACAACGTCTACAATTATTAGCCAATAGTAAAAATCTAAGCTTCGGAGTTAAAATTACGAACACTTTCCCGGTAACGATTGCAGCAAATGAATTACCTGGTGATGAAATGTACATGTCAGGACGTTCGCTATTTCCTCTTAGTATTTCATTGGCACAAAAATTATCAGAAGCATTTGATGGGAAACTACAAATTTCTTATTCTGGCGGTGCAGATATTTTCAATAGTAAAGAAATATTTGATGCTGGGATTTGGCCAATCACTATGGCAACGACGCTGTTGAAACCTGGTGGCTATCAACGAATGAATCAAGTTGCTAATGTATTGGGCGCAGCAGAATATCCTCAGATGGTTCATGTCAACTTGGATAAATTAGCCCAAGTTGTTGAGAAAGCTAAAACACAAGCGCGTTACCAAAAATCAATTAAATTACCAGAAAGTACCAAACTAAGAAAAACAGTTCCACTAACAGATTGTTATATCGCTCCTTGTCGAAGTGACGGTGGTTGTCCAATCAATCAGGATATTCCTGCTTACCTTCGTTATGTAAGTGAAGGCAATTATTTAAAGGCCTTGCAAGTAATTGTCGATAAAAATCCGTTGCCTTTTATTACTGGAACCATTTGTGCACATCCTTGTATGACCAAATGCACACGTCAATTTTATGAAGAATCTATTCATATTCGGGAAGTGAAGTTAGAAGCAGCTGAACATGCTTATGATGAATTATTGACGACACTAGAAAAGCCACAGCCAAAAGAAAATGCACCTAAAACAGCTGTTGTGGGTGGAGGTCCTGCAGGGATCTCTGCTGGGTATTTATTAGCACGTGAAGGCATGCCTGTTACTGTGTTTGAAAAATCCAAGACAATTGGGGGCGTTTGTAGCCAGATTGTACCAGAATTTCGAATTTCTATGGAATCTGTTCAAAAAGACGTTCAGTTAGCGGAATTTATGGGAGCTGAATTCCGTACAGGACAAGAGGCGCCATCATTGGCAGAATTGAAAAACCAAGGCTATACGAATGTTATTTATGCCATTGGTGCATGGAAACATGGGGTCCTTCGTTTAGAATCTGGTCGAGCATTGAACTCGTTAGAATTTTTAAAAGCAAACCGAGAAAATCCAACGATTAATCCTTACGGAGAACAGATTGTCGTCGTTGGTGGCGGAAATACAGCCATGGACTGTGCTCGTGCAGCCACAACATTACCTGGTGTTAAAAAAGTCTCAGTGGTTTATCGTCGGAATAAACGCAATATGCCAGCAGATGAAGAAGAACTTTATTTAGCCTTAGAAGATGGTGTCGACTTTTTAGAATTACTTTCGCCAATTAAACATGAAAATCAACAATTAACTTGTGAAAAAATGGTCCTAGGTGAACGAGATGCTTCTGGACGCCGTCGTCCAGTTGGTACAGGAGAAATGATTGATATTCCTGCTGATACAGTGATTGCCGCTGTTGGTGAAAAAGTAGATACAGAGTTTTACCAATCATTAGGCATTCACACGGACAACTATGGGAAAGTCGTTTCAAATCAAGACACATTGGAAACAAATATACCAGGCGTCTATGTCATTGGTGACGCTAACTTAGGACCAGCCACAATTGTTGAAGCAATCGCTGATGCAACCAAAGCGGCCAATAATATTTGTCTTGTCCACAATCATCACTATGAAAAAGATAATTTAAATAGTGATGTTGCATTTGTTAGAAACAAACGAGGTATCCTTGTGACAGACGAGATGTCTTGTAGTCAAGCTAGTCGTTGCTTAGAATGCTCCACAATTTGTGAATCTTGTATGGATGTCTGTCCAAACCGAGCAAATATTGTTGTGTACGTCGAAGGAAAACCACAAATTGTTCATGTTGATCGGATGTGTAACGAATGTGGTAACTGTGAAACATTTTGCCCTTATGCAAGTGCCCCTTACAAAGACAAATTTACCTTATTTAACAGTGAATCTGATTTTTATGACAGTACTAATTCAGGTTTCTATGTTCAAAATCCTGTGGATAAAATTTGTTTACTGCGTTTATGGGGAACGGTGTCAACAATTCAATTAACGGATCAAGGATTAGATGTACCAGAAGATTTAATCGCATTAATGGTAACTATGATTGAAGAATATGCTTATTGTATGCAAGCATAA
- a CDS encoding transcriptional regulator yields the protein MLSDEKLTFLTQIAKGLAGQFGENCEVVIHQINEDNINNSIVSIENGHVSSRHLGDGPSQVVLEALKKDPSELNDHINYLTRTHDGRILKSSTMYFKDKNGQLDGIFAINYDITTLIAAESNLKSLISTAEPEEDKDPDYIPQDVNELLDDLIHESVKLVGKPVPLMTKDDKIKCIQFLNNKGAFLVTKSGDKVSNFFNISKYTLYSYIDAK from the coding sequence ATGTTATCCGACGAAAAACTTACTTTTTTAACACAAATTGCTAAAGGTTTAGCTGGTCAATTTGGGGAAAACTGCGAAGTCGTTATCCACCAAATCAATGAAGACAATATTAACAATTCTATTGTTTCCATTGAAAATGGTCATGTCTCTTCTCGTCATCTGGGCGATGGACCTTCTCAAGTAGTCTTAGAAGCCTTAAAAAAAGACCCTAGTGAGTTGAATGATCATATTAACTATCTGACCCGCACCCATGATGGTCGTATTTTAAAATCTAGTACAATGTATTTTAAAGATAAGAATGGTCAACTCGATGGTATTTTTGCTATTAACTACGACATCACTACATTGATTGCTGCAGAGTCAAACTTAAAATCTTTGATTTCCACTGCAGAACCTGAAGAAGATAAAGACCCTGATTACATTCCTCAGGATGTTAATGAGTTGTTAGACGATTTAATTCATGAATCAGTCAAATTAGTTGGCAAGCCGGTCCCATTAATGACGAAGGACGATAAAATCAAGTGTATTCAATTTTTAAACAATAAAGGCGCCTTCTTAGTCACTAAATCTGGGGACAAAGTTTCTAACTTCTTCAATATTTCTAAATATACGCTATACAGTTATATTGATGCGAAATAA
- a CDS encoding serine hydrolase domain-containing protein, whose protein sequence is MYEKTKWKIQKMMKKGVFSGASFCFIEGEKEESNCWGLAQVKPTKEQLTSAMLFDVASLTKVVGTTTVILQLVEEGKIILDQSLQTYYPSFQDSNITIRHLLTHTANLQGYIPNRDQLNAQELKDAYNHSFHAGKAIGKKVVYTDAGTILLGFMLEEMFQKSMIEILSERVLLPLGMNESTFLPKNPLDCVPTELHEQRGLIRGATHDPKAFVLREHAGNAGLFSNVYDLTKFVRMYLNRGSYHNLQFLKKETIDLLLFNQVPAADKPRSLGWDFKYDVATQRPLLFHTGYTGTFLLIDVQQQSAFIFLSNRVHPEDHRNTYIEERDQLLATYLKEKSSVSDEMTSF, encoded by the coding sequence ATGTACGAAAAAACAAAGTGGAAAATTCAAAAAATGATGAAAAAAGGTGTTTTTTCGGGCGCTAGTTTTTGTTTCATTGAAGGTGAAAAAGAGGAGAGCAATTGTTGGGGACTCGCACAAGTAAAACCCACCAAAGAACAATTAACCTCGGCCATGCTGTTTGATGTGGCTTCTTTAACCAAAGTAGTCGGCACCACCACCGTTATTTTGCAATTAGTGGAAGAAGGAAAAATTATTCTAGATCAATCATTACAAACTTATTATCCCTCTTTTCAAGATTCTAATATTACAATCCGGCATTTGTTGACACATACGGCAAATTTACAAGGCTATATTCCTAATCGTGATCAGCTGAATGCCCAAGAATTAAAAGACGCCTACAATCATTCATTTCACGCAGGCAAAGCAATAGGTAAAAAAGTCGTCTATACAGATGCAGGGACTATTTTATTAGGCTTTATGTTAGAAGAAATGTTCCAAAAATCAATGATAGAAATTTTATCTGAGCGAGTATTGCTTCCTTTAGGGATGAACGAAAGTACGTTTCTACCAAAGAATCCTTTAGACTGTGTGCCAACAGAATTACATGAACAAAGAGGGTTGATTCGAGGTGCAACCCATGATCCTAAGGCATTCGTTTTACGGGAACATGCAGGGAATGCTGGCTTGTTTAGCAATGTCTATGATTTAACAAAATTTGTTCGAATGTATTTAAATCGAGGCAGTTATCACAATCTCCAATTCTTAAAAAAAGAGACGATTGATTTGTTACTATTTAACCAAGTGCCAGCTGCAGATAAACCACGTTCTCTAGGCTGGGATTTTAAATATGATGTAGCTACGCAACGGCCATTATTATTCCATACAGGCTATACAGGCACTTTTTTGCTAATTGATGTGCAACAACAATCAGCGTTTATCTTTTTATCTAATCGAGTCCATCCAGAGGACCACCGGAACACTTATATCGAAGAAAGAGATCAGTTGTTGGCAACCTATTTAAAAGAGAAATCATCAGTTTCAGATGAAATGACTAGTTTTTAG